The Azospirillum baldaniorum genome segment CAAAGGTATTGCCGGCACCTGCACCGCGGCCCGGAAATGAGCTTCCCGGCTGGGACTGTTCAGATTCCGGCGGCTTTCGTGCCAGCGTGAGCGCCGCGGGACCTGACGGTGGAGGACCACCTCCGATTTGGAGGTGAAGGATGCGCAACGCTCCGGCGGCGTCCCGCTGACCAAAGGCCATGGTGAAAGCTACGGCGATCGACTGTTAAAGCCAGGAACCATGCGGGACAGCAACTTGCCGACGCACCGGCCTGCCTTCGGACCCTTCATTCTCGGGGCTCATCGGCCATAAGGCAGCCTAAGCGTTCGGATCGGGGGCCAGGAACATGAGTCGAGATCCGCACGCCGGGGGAAGCGCACAGGGGAGCACGCGGCCGTCCACCCGGCCGTCCCCCCGGCCACCCGCCCGGTATGACGATGAGCTGGAACAGGCGATCACCGCGGCCGAGGACGCCCGCGATGAGGCCACGCGCTTGGCCCGAGAGAGCGACCGTCTCCAGGCGCTCCTGATCGACCGCGACCGCGAGGTGGCCCGTTTGCGGGCGGAGGCCGAGCAACGCGAGGCGATCTCCCGGATGCTCTTGAGTCAGTTCGAGACGACGGTGCGCGACCGGCACTTCCGGGACGCCAGCACGGCCGAGGAGTTGCAGGTCGCCTTGGAGGAGTTGGAGGTCACCAACGCCGCCCTTGCCCACGCCAACGAAGAGCTTGAGAGGAAGATCGTCGAGAGGACCGCGGCCATCCGCGCGAGCGAGACCAAATACCGCCTTCTGTTCGAGGCGATGGACGAGGGCTTTCTGCTCGGCGATGTCCTCTTTGACGAAGCCGGCCGACCGGTCGACATCCGGTTCCTGGAGGCGAACCCCTCCGCGACCCGCTTGATGAGGCAGGATATCGTCGGGCGGCGGCTTCGGGAGATCGATCCGTCCTTCGAGCCCCATTGGTACGAGGTCTTCGGCCGCGCCGCGCGCGCCGGCAAGGCCACCCGTGCGGAGCTGTACGCGAAGCCGTTGCGCGCCTGGTTCGACTTTTACGTCTTCAAGGTGGGCGGTGCCGAGGACCGGCGTGTCGCCATCGTGTTCAAGGACGTCACCGAGCGCAAGCGGATCGAAGACGCGCTGAAGCGGTTCAACGCCACCCTGGAAGAGCGGATCGCCGAACGCACCCGCGAGCGTGACCACTTGTGGGAACTCAGCGAGGACCTCCTCGTTTACGCCGATTACGACGGCCGCCTGCTGCGGATCAGCCCGTCCTGGTCGCGCCTGCTGGGCCATGAGCATGCGGCGTTGCTCGCGCGTCCTTACAGCGAGATCATTCACCCGGATGATGCCGGGCTGGTGAGGGCGGCGCTGGACGAGCTTCGCGACCGCCGCAACCCCATGCGACTCAAGTACCGAATTCTTGCGGCGGACGGCTCCTGGCGCTGGATCGCCTGGGTTCTTTCTCCCGATCCGGACGGCTGCCACCTGCATGGCGTCGGCCGCGACGTCACCGCCGAGGAGGCGGCCACGGCGGCGCTTCACTCCGCCGAGGAGCAGCTTCATCAGGCGCAGAAGATGGAGGCGGTGGGCCAGTTGACCGGCGGTGTCGCCCACGACTTCAACAACCTGCTGATGGCGGTGCTCGGCAACCTCGATCTGCTGCGCAAGCACCTGTCCACCGACCCCAAGGCCAAACGGCTGATCAGCGGCGCCATGCAGGGTGCACAGCGCGGGGCGACGCTGACCCAGCGGCTTCTCGCCTTCGCCCGACGACAGGATCTGCAGGCGCAGCCGGTTGCCTTGGGTGCCCTTCTGGACGACATGAGGAATTTGCTGGAACGCTCGGTAGGCCCGCGCATCGTGGTGCGCCTGAAGGTGCCCGCCGCACTGCCGCCGGCCCTGGTCGATCCCAACCAGCTCGAACTGGCGATCCTCAATCTGGCGGTCAACGCCCGCGACGCCATGCCGGAGGGCGGCACGCTCACCTTCGACGTCACCGAAGCCGCCGGAACCGCAGCGGGCGGCGGGCGCGCATCCGGTCCCTTCCTGCGCCTGAGCGTTCAGGACTCCGGCATGGGCATGGACGCGGACACGCTCGCGCGGGCCGTCGAGCCGTTCTTCTCGACCAAGGGCGTGGGCAAGGGCACGGGGCTCGGGCTTTCGATGGTGCATGGGTTGGCGGTGCAGTCCGGCGGGGCGTTTCGGCTGTCCAGCGCGCCCGGTCGGGGGACTCTCGCGGAACTGTGGCTGCCGGTGGCCGCCACGCCGGCCGAAGCCGCCGAGCCGACCACGGAACCGGCTGAGGAACCGGTGGTGGAAGCGGCCTCGGCCACGATCCTCGTTGTCGATGACGACGCGTTGATCGCCATGAGCACCGTCGACATGCTCACCGATCTCGGCCACACCGTTCTCGAGGCGAACGCCGGCCCGCTGGCGCTCGATGTGCTGAGAGGGAACCAGGACATCGACCTGCTCGTCACCGACTACGCGATGCCCGGTATGACGGGGGCTGAACTCGCGTGCGAGGCGCACAGGATCCGCCCCGACCTGCCGGTGCTGCTGGTGACCGGCTACGCGGATCTCCCCGACGGCACCGTCATCGATGTCCCGCGGCTTGCCAAGCCGTACACGCAACAGCAACTCGCCATGGCCGTGGCCAAGCTGCTGGCGGGGTAGCGGGAGCCGCCCGAACGTGAGCCAAGCGGGCGCGGGAGACGTGAACAGTTTCCGTCGGTGAGCAATGCGGCGCCCGGACAACCACCGGCGCCTGCTCGAACCCATCGGCAACATTCCTCCCGTCGCGGTCGAAGCCCGCGACCATGCCCGAACCGAGGGCATCGCCTTGGCGGCGTGACTCAAGCCAAATGACCTCCGACTAACCCGGCGCGGTTCAGTGCGCTTGCCGACCGAAAATCTTTGAAAGCGGTTGCGTAGCCAGCGGCTCTCCTTAAAATAGAGCGCCCTATGAACAGCTCCCACCCTGAGAGGATTCGTGAACCGCACCGCCGCATTAACGCTGATCGCCACAATCGTTGCTACTAGTTTCCCGGCACTAGCGCGCGATGAACGCCTCATGTTCCCGGTGGAAGCTGCCCTCAGCACAGCCGCAGCTCAGGAAAAGTTGGACAGGGGCGTGAGGCTCTATTTCGGTGAGCAGAAGCATCCCAAGCCCGTTGCCAACCTCGGCGAATGGGCGACCAACAAGAAGACCAACGCCTTCAACAAGACCGATCGGGAAGCCTGCGAGTGGGTCTTCCTCAGCGCCGTTCTGGAACTGCAGGAGCGCGCCCGCAAACAGGGCGGTGATGCGGTGATCAACATCAAAAGCAATTACAAGAACACGGAGACGAACAGCAACACGGAGTACATGTGCGGCGCTGGCAACATCATGGCAGGCGTGGCGCTCAAGGGAACCGTGGTGAAATTGGGCGCCAAGTAGAGCTGCCGTCATGGGCCTTGCGGCCGCCGCAGCGATGCCGGGGCGGATGATGCCTGGGCGGATATGGAAGACGAGGAGCGAGCGATGCGGCGTCGGCTGTTGCTGGCGGTGGCCTTTGCAACGACGGTGCTGACCGGCGCCTGCACCGCTGATCCGCCGCCGCCATCGTCGGCGGCGATCACCACTCCGATGCTGATGGGCGGGGCGATGATCGCGAACGACGGCGCGCCGATACCGCTTCACACCTGGCAGGCGGAGAGCGCGTTGCGCGCGGTGATCGTCGCCGTCCACGGCATGAACGATTACGGCCTCGCGTTCGACCGGCCGGCGCGGCTGTGGGCGCAGGCGGGCATCGCCACCTACGCCATCGACCAGCGTGGCTTCGGAAAGGCCATGGAGCGCGGTCATTGGTACGGCGGAGAACGCATGGCCGAGGATGTCGTCGCGCTGTCCAGGCTGGCGCGCGAACGCCATCCCGGCGTGCCCGTCTATCTGCTGGGCGAAAGCATGGGCGGGGCGGTCGTCGTGCTGGCGGCGGCGCGGGCGGAACAGGGACTGCTGTCCGGCATCGTGCTGTCCGCTCCGGCGGTCTGGGGCACCGGCTTCCGGGCGACGGTGACGCTGGATGCGGCCATGATCCTCGGTTCGCTGGTGCCCGACGTGACGGTGCCGCCGCTTCGGGTGGCCACCCCCTCCACCGACGATCCCGTGGTTCTGCGGCGCATGCGCGAGGACCCTCTGATCATCCATCGGACGCGCTTCCAGACGCTGGCCGGCATCGTGGACCTGATGCATGACGCCCGTTTCGAGGCACGCAAGGTGGACGTTCCGGTGCTGCTGATGCTGGGCGACCTGGATGTCCATGTGCCGCGCGACGGGGTGGCGGCATTGGCCAGATCCCTGCCGCCGGACACGCGCATCGCGCTCTATCCGAAAGGGCGGCACCTGCTGATGCGCACGCTGGACGGCGACCGGGTGACGCAGGACGTGGCCTCATGGGTGTCCGACACACGGCGCGCCCTGCCAAGCGGTGCCGACGCGCGCGCGCAGGCATGCCCGGCCCTGATGACCAGACCGCACCGCGGCTGCCCCCCGCCCCGGGCGGTGGCCGCCCCACGCCCTCCCAAGCCGGCCATCGACGGCAAGACCGGCAACCGCCTGCCTACGCCGGCCACCGCACCGCAAAATTGATGCACCCCTCTATCCACAACGTGACCCTGTCATGATAGGGTCCCGATTCGCCCCCATGGCGTCCGGAAACGGCAGGACATGACTTTGAAGACCGGTATCCGCGCGCTTTTCCTAATTCTCGCGACGGTCGCCGTGCTCGGCGGCTGCAGCCGTCGGCAACCCATCTACAGGGTAACCGACCACCCCATCCCCGCGGCATCGCGCGACCTGCCCGCCGCGGCGCTCCAGCGGACGATCATGGAGGCGGCGACCGACCGCGGCTGGTCCGCGGAGTGGAAGGCGCCCGGTGAGATTCTGGCGACGAAGGCATGGAAGGACCACGAGGCGGTCGTCGAAATCCGGTATTCGCATGAAAGTTACACCATCGATCATGTGTCCACGACCAACCTGCGGGAGCGTGGTGAAACCGTTCATCACGCTTACAACAAGTTGGTGCGCGCGTTGGAAGACGAGATCGAACGGCGCCTGCGCCAAGCCAAACACTGAGTCCGG includes the following:
- a CDS encoding hybrid sensor histidine kinase/response regulator; translation: MSRDPHAGGSAQGSTRPSTRPSPRPPARYDDELEQAITAAEDARDEATRLARESDRLQALLIDRDREVARLRAEAEQREAISRMLLSQFETTVRDRHFRDASTAEELQVALEELEVTNAALAHANEELERKIVERTAAIRASETKYRLLFEAMDEGFLLGDVLFDEAGRPVDIRFLEANPSATRLMRQDIVGRRLREIDPSFEPHWYEVFGRAARAGKATRAELYAKPLRAWFDFYVFKVGGAEDRRVAIVFKDVTERKRIEDALKRFNATLEERIAERTRERDHLWELSEDLLVYADYDGRLLRISPSWSRLLGHEHAALLARPYSEIIHPDDAGLVRAALDELRDRRNPMRLKYRILAADGSWRWIAWVLSPDPDGCHLHGVGRDVTAEEAATAALHSAEEQLHQAQKMEAVGQLTGGVAHDFNNLLMAVLGNLDLLRKHLSTDPKAKRLISGAMQGAQRGATLTQRLLAFARRQDLQAQPVALGALLDDMRNLLERSVGPRIVVRLKVPAALPPALVDPNQLELAILNLAVNARDAMPEGGTLTFDVTEAAGTAAGGGRASGPFLRLSVQDSGMGMDADTLARAVEPFFSTKGVGKGTGLGLSMVHGLAVQSGGAFRLSSAPGRGTLAELWLPVAATPAEAAEPTTEPAEEPVVEAASATILVVDDDALIAMSTVDMLTDLGHTVLEANAGPLALDVLRGNQDIDLLVTDYAMPGMTGAELACEAHRIRPDLPVLLVTGYADLPDGTVIDVPRLAKPYTQQQLAMAVAKLLAG
- a CDS encoding excinuclease ABC subunit A, with the protein product MNRTAALTLIATIVATSFPALARDERLMFPVEAALSTAAAQEKLDRGVRLYFGEQKHPKPVANLGEWATNKKTNAFNKTDREACEWVFLSAVLELQERARKQGGDAVINIKSNYKNTETNSNTEYMCGAGNIMAGVALKGTVVKLGAK
- a CDS encoding alpha/beta fold hydrolase, with protein sequence MRRRLLLAVAFATTVLTGACTADPPPPSSAAITTPMLMGGAMIANDGAPIPLHTWQAESALRAVIVAVHGMNDYGLAFDRPARLWAQAGIATYAIDQRGFGKAMERGHWYGGERMAEDVVALSRLARERHPGVPVYLLGESMGGAVVVLAAARAEQGLLSGIVLSAPAVWGTGFRATVTLDAAMILGSLVPDVTVPPLRVATPSTDDPVVLRRMREDPLIIHRTRFQTLAGIVDLMHDARFEARKVDVPVLLMLGDLDVHVPRDGVAALARSLPPDTRIALYPKGRHLLMRTLDGDRVTQDVASWVSDTRRALPSGADARAQACPALMTRPHRGCPPPRAVAAPRPPKPAIDGKTGNRLPTPATAPQN